In the genome of Plasmodium chabaudi chabaudi strain AS genome assembly, chromosome: 6, one region contains:
- a CDS encoding kelch domain-containing protein, putative has product MNAISKNHINTSLMKGNYINDDRMDTVINNTDKDEINNNDIYPSLCFTNDIINGEIVYNGKQDNMNIIDPEYNINNVNSDINNMPECTGSNETNNSYTDNNTICSELNIEKNEEPTDDIKIVYSYVVNDSKRQMNSNNELISINITIDENKKYVLRKKINKLPFFRYGHFLCLTKNGCILAIGGTDGRKKYALIEKYCHEKKKWKQINLMHFSRSNFCGICTGDNNLFVLGGEGNQHILKSVEYYDSKINSWRSLPPLNCVRHSASAIIFDNTIFIIGGKDGVGNYGKVHKSVEMLNLNEKNMKWEMCEPLKQARLALVAIVFDNKIYAIGGSTGVKDLKSVEIYDFKKNEWTEGPNLNFARSNFVAFIWKNHLVVYGGINNTNGDFLNCAEILKEKTNRWMLLNETLES; this is encoded by the exons ATGAATGCCATAAGCAAAAATCACATAAATACCAGTTTAATGAAAGGAAACTATATAAACGACGATAGAATGGACACcgttataaataatacggATAAGGATgagataaataataatgatatatatcctagtttatgttttacaaatgatataataaatggtGAAATTGTATACAATGGTAAACAagataatatgaatataattgaCCCTGaatataacataaataatgtaaacagtgatattaataatatgccTGAATGTACAGGCAGCaatgaaacaaataattCTTATACAGACAATAATACAATATGCAGtgaattaaatatagaaaaaaacgaagaaCCTACTGATGATATAAAGATAGTATATTCATATGTTGTCAACGATTCTAAAAGACAAATGAATTCCAACAACGAATTAATATCTATTAATATAACTATAgatgaaaataagaaatatgtattaagaaaaaaaataaataaattgcCTTTTTTCAGATATGggcattttttatgtttaacTAAAAATGGATGTATATTAGCTATTGGGGGAACAGatggaagaaaaaaatatgctctaatagaaaaatattgccatgaaaaaaaaaaatggaaacaaataaatttaatgcACTTTTCGAGATCTAATTTTTGTGGTATATGTACAGGTGATAATAATCTTTTTGTATTAGGGGGAGAAGGTAATcaacatatattaaaaagtgttgaatattatgatagtaaaataaattcgTGGAGGTCTTTACCTCCTCTTAATTGTGTTAGACATTCTGCTAGtgcaattatttttgataatacaatttttataattggtGGAAAGGATGGAGTTGGAAATTATGGAAAAGTTCACAAAAGTGTTGAAATgctaaatttaaatgaaaaaaatatgaaatggGAAATGTGCGAACCATTAAAACAAGCTCGACTCGCATTGGTCGCAATAgtatttgataataaaatatatgctatag GAGGATCCACCGGAGTAAAGGATCTCAAATCAGTAGAAATTTAtgactttaaaaaaaacgaatggACAGAAGGACCAAATCTAAATTTTGCTCGATCTAATTTTGTCGCATTTATATGGAAAAACCACCTAGTCGTCTATGGcggaataaataataccAACGGG gattttttaaattgtgcGGAAATACTAAAGGAAAAAACAAACCGTTGGATGCTGCTGAACGAAACGTTGGAAAGTTAA